The Osmerus eperlanus chromosome 7, fOsmEpe2.1, whole genome shotgun sequence genome includes a region encoding these proteins:
- the tcea3 gene encoding transcription elongation factor A protein 3 isoform X2, with product MMREEDLIRIAKKLDKMVSRNNTDGALDLLKELRSFNMTLKLLQETRIGMSVNGIRKHCTDEEVVTLAKLLIKDWKRLLDAQSPTEMKNGVETSKQPGSPVHSPFDRDTRKDSTDSLPSSRPPRAHPPKSTSPPPRRPSLEVKKERKKAPDPNAPLSPLPLHLHPPPKPSCVLEVRKERKGPPDPNAPFAPLPLHLHPPPPTKRLSVDGKKERKETSESRPVSQKSPCDHVKHDRKNSSESKAPKVSSVEAKKERNDSSESKPQAPKRSIVDGKKDKDRKDSTDSRPGHPVKRHSSDSKPDRRESTDSKKAVSPPAKKLSGDRRESHGSKSSPSATLQRKASTDSIERRVKPDTPRSPTTPTSPMSPSLCSAGGPLSPRLATGDSVRDKCIEMLAAALRTDDNYKEFGTNCDAMAAEMEDHIYQENRATDMKYKNRVRSRISNLKDPKNPGLRRNVLAGGIELSRFAVMTAEEMASDELKQLRNVLTQEAIREHQMAKTGGTSTDLLQCGKCRKKNCTYNQVQTRSADEPMTTFVLCNECGNRWKFC from the exons GATGGCGCTTTGGATCTGCTGAAAGAGCTAAGGAGTTTTAACATGACGCTTAAACTCCTGCAG GAAACCAGGATTGGAATGTCTGTGAACGGCATCAGGAAGCACTGCACCGATGAGGAAGTGGTAACCCTGGCTAAGCTACTCATCAAAGACTGGAAGAGACTTCTGG ATGCCCAGAGCCCCACTGAGATGAAGAACGGGGTTGAAACCAGCAAACAACCCGGGTCTCCGGTCCATTCCCCCTTTGATAGAGACACCAG GAAGGACTCCACggactctctgccctcctcccgtcctccccgtgCGCACCCCCCCAAGtccacctctcctccgcccagacggccttctctggaggtgaagaaggagag GAAGAAAGCTCCGGACCCCAACGCCCcgctttcccctcttcctcttcacctTCATCCTCCACCTAAGCCCTCCTGCGTGCTGGAGGTCAGGAAGGAGAG AAAAGGGCCCCCGGACCCCAATGCTCCTTtcgctcctcttcctcttcatctccaccccccgccccccacgaaGCGCCTGTCGGTGGacggaaagaaggagag AAAGGAGACGTCCGAATCCAGACCCGTTTCTCAGAAGAGCCCGTGTGACCACGTGAAACACGACAG GAAAAACTCATCAGAGAGCAAAGCACCCAAAGTATCGTCTGTGGAAGCTAAGAAAGAAAG AAACGACTCATCTGAATCTAAACCACAAGCTCCTAAACGGTCGATTGTGGACGGCAAGAAAGACAAAGACAG GAAGGACTCGACGGACTCCAGGCCTGGACATCCAGTCAAAAGACATTCATCGGACTCCAAACCAGACAG GAGGGAGTCCACTGACTCCAAGAAAGCTGTATCCCCACCGGCTAAGAAGCTCTCTGGTGACAG AAGGGAATCGCATGGCTCCAAGTCCTCCCCCTCCGCCACTCTGCAGAGGAAGGCCTCCACCGACAGTATCGAACG GAGAGTAAAACCAGACACCCCCAGGTCCCCCACCACCCCGACCAGCCCCATGTCTCCCTCCTTATGCTCGGCAGGGGGTCCGCTGTCCCCTCGCCTGGCCACGGGGGACTCCGTCAGGGACAAGTGCATCGAGATGCTGGCGGCTGCGCTGCGTACAGACG ATAACTACAAAGAATTTGGGACGAACTGTGATGCCATGGCTGCAGAGATGGAAGAC CATATCTACCAGGAGAACCGAGCCACGGACATGAAGTACAAGAACAGGGTCCGCAGCCGCATCAGCAACCTGAAGGACCCCAAGAACCCAGGTCTGCGGAGGAACGTTCTGGCAGGAGGCATCGAGCTGAGCCGCTTCGCTGTCATGACTGCCGAG GAGATGGCCAGTGATGAGTTGAAACAGCTGAGGAACGTGCTGACCCAGGAGGCCATCAGGGAGCACCAGATGGCCAAGACAGGAGGCACCTCCACCGACCTTCTGCAGTGCGGAAAGTGCCGGAAGAAGAACTGCACCTACAACCAG gtccAGACCCGCAGTGCTGATGAGCCCATGACCACCTTTGTGCTGTGTAACGAGTGTGGAAATCGCTGGAAG TTCTGCTGA
- the tcea3 gene encoding transcription elongation factor A protein 3 isoform X5: MMREEDLIRIAKKLDKMVSRNNTDGALDLLKELRSFNMTLKLLQETRIGMSVNGIRKHCTDEEVVTLAKLLIKDWKRLLDAQSPTEMKNGVETSKQPGSPVHSPFDRDTRKKAPDPNAPLSPLPLHLHPPPKPSCVLEVRKERKGPPDPNAPFAPLPLHLHPPPPTKRLSVDGKKERKETSESRPVSQKSPCDHVKHDRKNSSESKAPKVSSVEAKKERNDSSESKPQAPKRSIVDGKKDKDRKDSTDSRPGHPVKRHSSDSKPDRRESTDSKKAVSPPAKKLSGDRRESHGSKSSPSATLQRKASTDSIERRVKPDTPRSPTTPTSPMSPSLCSAGGPLSPRLATGDSVRDKCIEMLAAALRTDDNYKEFGTNCDAMAAEMEDHIYQENRATDMKYKNRVRSRISNLKDPKNPGLRRNVLAGGIELSRFAVMTAEEMASDELKQLRNVLTQEAIREHQMAKTGGTSTDLLQCGKCRKKNCTYNQVQTRSADEPMTTFVLCNECGNRWKFC; this comes from the exons GATGGCGCTTTGGATCTGCTGAAAGAGCTAAGGAGTTTTAACATGACGCTTAAACTCCTGCAG GAAACCAGGATTGGAATGTCTGTGAACGGCATCAGGAAGCACTGCACCGATGAGGAAGTGGTAACCCTGGCTAAGCTACTCATCAAAGACTGGAAGAGACTTCTGG ATGCCCAGAGCCCCACTGAGATGAAGAACGGGGTTGAAACCAGCAAACAACCCGGGTCTCCGGTCCATTCCCCCTTTGATAGAGACACCAG GAAGAAAGCTCCGGACCCCAACGCCCcgctttcccctcttcctcttcacctTCATCCTCCACCTAAGCCCTCCTGCGTGCTGGAGGTCAGGAAGGAGAG AAAAGGGCCCCCGGACCCCAATGCTCCTTtcgctcctcttcctcttcatctccaccccccgccccccacgaaGCGCCTGTCGGTGGacggaaagaaggagag AAAGGAGACGTCCGAATCCAGACCCGTTTCTCAGAAGAGCCCGTGTGACCACGTGAAACACGACAG GAAAAACTCATCAGAGAGCAAAGCACCCAAAGTATCGTCTGTGGAAGCTAAGAAAGAAAG AAACGACTCATCTGAATCTAAACCACAAGCTCCTAAACGGTCGATTGTGGACGGCAAGAAAGACAAAGACAG GAAGGACTCGACGGACTCCAGGCCTGGACATCCAGTCAAAAGACATTCATCGGACTCCAAACCAGACAG GAGGGAGTCCACTGACTCCAAGAAAGCTGTATCCCCACCGGCTAAGAAGCTCTCTGGTGACAG AAGGGAATCGCATGGCTCCAAGTCCTCCCCCTCCGCCACTCTGCAGAGGAAGGCCTCCACCGACAGTATCGAACG GAGAGTAAAACCAGACACCCCCAGGTCCCCCACCACCCCGACCAGCCCCATGTCTCCCTCCTTATGCTCGGCAGGGGGTCCGCTGTCCCCTCGCCTGGCCACGGGGGACTCCGTCAGGGACAAGTGCATCGAGATGCTGGCGGCTGCGCTGCGTACAGACG ATAACTACAAAGAATTTGGGACGAACTGTGATGCCATGGCTGCAGAGATGGAAGAC CATATCTACCAGGAGAACCGAGCCACGGACATGAAGTACAAGAACAGGGTCCGCAGCCGCATCAGCAACCTGAAGGACCCCAAGAACCCAGGTCTGCGGAGGAACGTTCTGGCAGGAGGCATCGAGCTGAGCCGCTTCGCTGTCATGACTGCCGAG GAGATGGCCAGTGATGAGTTGAAACAGCTGAGGAACGTGCTGACCCAGGAGGCCATCAGGGAGCACCAGATGGCCAAGACAGGAGGCACCTCCACCGACCTTCTGCAGTGCGGAAAGTGCCGGAAGAAGAACTGCACCTACAACCAG gtccAGACCCGCAGTGCTGATGAGCCCATGACCACCTTTGTGCTGTGTAACGAGTGTGGAAATCGCTGGAAG TTCTGCTGA
- the tcea3 gene encoding transcription elongation factor A protein 3 isoform X6, translating to MMREEDLIRIAKKLDKMVSRNNTDGALDLLKELRSFNMTLKLLQETRIGMSVNGIRKHCTDEEVVTLAKLLIKDWKRLLDAQSPTEMKNGVETSKQPGSPVHSPFDRDTRKETSESRPVSQKSPCDHVKHDRKNSSESKAPKVSSVEAKKERNDSSESKPQAPKRSIVDGKKDKDRKDSTDSRPGHPVKRHSSDSKPDRRESTDSKKAVSPPAKKLSGDRRESHGSKSSPSATLQRKASTDSIERRVKPDTPRSPTTPTSPMSPSLCSAGGPLSPRLATGDSVRDKCIEMLAAALRTDDNYKEFGTNCDAMAAEMEDHIYQENRATDMKYKNRVRSRISNLKDPKNPGLRRNVLAGGIELSRFAVMTAEEMASDELKQLRNVLTQEAIREHQMAKTGGTSTDLLQCGKCRKKNCTYNQVQTRSADEPMTTFVLCNECGNRWKFC from the exons GATGGCGCTTTGGATCTGCTGAAAGAGCTAAGGAGTTTTAACATGACGCTTAAACTCCTGCAG GAAACCAGGATTGGAATGTCTGTGAACGGCATCAGGAAGCACTGCACCGATGAGGAAGTGGTAACCCTGGCTAAGCTACTCATCAAAGACTGGAAGAGACTTCTGG ATGCCCAGAGCCCCACTGAGATGAAGAACGGGGTTGAAACCAGCAAACAACCCGGGTCTCCGGTCCATTCCCCCTTTGATAGAGACACCAG AAAGGAGACGTCCGAATCCAGACCCGTTTCTCAGAAGAGCCCGTGTGACCACGTGAAACACGACAG GAAAAACTCATCAGAGAGCAAAGCACCCAAAGTATCGTCTGTGGAAGCTAAGAAAGAAAG AAACGACTCATCTGAATCTAAACCACAAGCTCCTAAACGGTCGATTGTGGACGGCAAGAAAGACAAAGACAG GAAGGACTCGACGGACTCCAGGCCTGGACATCCAGTCAAAAGACATTCATCGGACTCCAAACCAGACAG GAGGGAGTCCACTGACTCCAAGAAAGCTGTATCCCCACCGGCTAAGAAGCTCTCTGGTGACAG AAGGGAATCGCATGGCTCCAAGTCCTCCCCCTCCGCCACTCTGCAGAGGAAGGCCTCCACCGACAGTATCGAACG GAGAGTAAAACCAGACACCCCCAGGTCCCCCACCACCCCGACCAGCCCCATGTCTCCCTCCTTATGCTCGGCAGGGGGTCCGCTGTCCCCTCGCCTGGCCACGGGGGACTCCGTCAGGGACAAGTGCATCGAGATGCTGGCGGCTGCGCTGCGTACAGACG ATAACTACAAAGAATTTGGGACGAACTGTGATGCCATGGCTGCAGAGATGGAAGAC CATATCTACCAGGAGAACCGAGCCACGGACATGAAGTACAAGAACAGGGTCCGCAGCCGCATCAGCAACCTGAAGGACCCCAAGAACCCAGGTCTGCGGAGGAACGTTCTGGCAGGAGGCATCGAGCTGAGCCGCTTCGCTGTCATGACTGCCGAG GAGATGGCCAGTGATGAGTTGAAACAGCTGAGGAACGTGCTGACCCAGGAGGCCATCAGGGAGCACCAGATGGCCAAGACAGGAGGCACCTCCACCGACCTTCTGCAGTGCGGAAAGTGCCGGAAGAAGAACTGCACCTACAACCAG gtccAGACCCGCAGTGCTGATGAGCCCATGACCACCTTTGTGCTGTGTAACGAGTGTGGAAATCGCTGGAAG TTCTGCTGA
- the tcea3 gene encoding transcription elongation factor A protein 3 isoform X7: MMREEDLIRIAKKLDKMVSRNNTDGALDLLKELRSFNMTLKLLQETRIGMSVNGIRKHCTDEEVVTLAKLLIKDWKRLLDAQSPTEMKNGVETSKQPGSPVHSPFDRDTRNDSSESKPQAPKRSIVDGKKDKDRKDSTDSRPGHPVKRHSSDSKPDRRESTDSKKAVSPPAKKLSGDRRESHGSKSSPSATLQRKASTDSIERRVKPDTPRSPTTPTSPMSPSLCSAGGPLSPRLATGDSVRDKCIEMLAAALRTDDNYKEFGTNCDAMAAEMEDHIYQENRATDMKYKNRVRSRISNLKDPKNPGLRRNVLAGGIELSRFAVMTAEEMASDELKQLRNVLTQEAIREHQMAKTGGTSTDLLQCGKCRKKNCTYNQVQTRSADEPMTTFVLCNECGNRWKFC, translated from the exons GATGGCGCTTTGGATCTGCTGAAAGAGCTAAGGAGTTTTAACATGACGCTTAAACTCCTGCAG GAAACCAGGATTGGAATGTCTGTGAACGGCATCAGGAAGCACTGCACCGATGAGGAAGTGGTAACCCTGGCTAAGCTACTCATCAAAGACTGGAAGAGACTTCTGG ATGCCCAGAGCCCCACTGAGATGAAGAACGGGGTTGAAACCAGCAAACAACCCGGGTCTCCGGTCCATTCCCCCTTTGATAGAGACACCAG AAACGACTCATCTGAATCTAAACCACAAGCTCCTAAACGGTCGATTGTGGACGGCAAGAAAGACAAAGACAG GAAGGACTCGACGGACTCCAGGCCTGGACATCCAGTCAAAAGACATTCATCGGACTCCAAACCAGACAG GAGGGAGTCCACTGACTCCAAGAAAGCTGTATCCCCACCGGCTAAGAAGCTCTCTGGTGACAG AAGGGAATCGCATGGCTCCAAGTCCTCCCCCTCCGCCACTCTGCAGAGGAAGGCCTCCACCGACAGTATCGAACG GAGAGTAAAACCAGACACCCCCAGGTCCCCCACCACCCCGACCAGCCCCATGTCTCCCTCCTTATGCTCGGCAGGGGGTCCGCTGTCCCCTCGCCTGGCCACGGGGGACTCCGTCAGGGACAAGTGCATCGAGATGCTGGCGGCTGCGCTGCGTACAGACG ATAACTACAAAGAATTTGGGACGAACTGTGATGCCATGGCTGCAGAGATGGAAGAC CATATCTACCAGGAGAACCGAGCCACGGACATGAAGTACAAGAACAGGGTCCGCAGCCGCATCAGCAACCTGAAGGACCCCAAGAACCCAGGTCTGCGGAGGAACGTTCTGGCAGGAGGCATCGAGCTGAGCCGCTTCGCTGTCATGACTGCCGAG GAGATGGCCAGTGATGAGTTGAAACAGCTGAGGAACGTGCTGACCCAGGAGGCCATCAGGGAGCACCAGATGGCCAAGACAGGAGGCACCTCCACCGACCTTCTGCAGTGCGGAAAGTGCCGGAAGAAGAACTGCACCTACAACCAG gtccAGACCCGCAGTGCTGATGAGCCCATGACCACCTTTGTGCTGTGTAACGAGTGTGGAAATCGCTGGAAG TTCTGCTGA
- the tcea3 gene encoding transcription elongation factor A protein 3 isoform X4, producing MTLKLLQETRIGMSVNGIRKHCTDEEVVTLAKLLIKDWKRLLDAQSPTEMKNGVETSKQPGSPVHSPFDRDTRKDSTDSLPSSRPPRAHPPKSTSPPPRRPSLEVKKERKKAPDPNAPLSPLPLHLHPPPKPSCVLEVRKERKGPPDPNAPFAPLPLHLHPPPPTKRLSVDGKKERKETSESRPVSQKSPCDHVKHDRKNSSESKAPKVSSVEAKKERNDSSESKPQAPKRSIVDGKKDKDRKDSTDSRPGHPVKRHSSDSKPDRRESTDSKKAVSPPAKKLSGDRRESHGSKSSPSATLQRKASTDSIERRVKPDTPRSPTTPTSPMSPSLCSAGGPLSPRLATGDSVRDKCIEMLAAALRTDDNYKEFGTNCDAMAAEMEDHIYQENRATDMKYKNRVRSRISNLKDPKNPGLRRNVLAGGIELSRFAVMTAEEMASDELKQLRNVLTQEAIREHQMAKTGGTSTDLLQCGKCRKKNCTYNQVQTRSADEPMTTFVLCNECGNRWKFC from the exons ATGACGCTTAAACTCCTGCAG GAAACCAGGATTGGAATGTCTGTGAACGGCATCAGGAAGCACTGCACCGATGAGGAAGTGGTAACCCTGGCTAAGCTACTCATCAAAGACTGGAAGAGACTTCTGG ATGCCCAGAGCCCCACTGAGATGAAGAACGGGGTTGAAACCAGCAAACAACCCGGGTCTCCGGTCCATTCCCCCTTTGATAGAGACACCAG GAAGGACTCCACggactctctgccctcctcccgtcctccccgtgCGCACCCCCCCAAGtccacctctcctccgcccagacggccttctctggaggtgaagaaggagag GAAGAAAGCTCCGGACCCCAACGCCCcgctttcccctcttcctcttcacctTCATCCTCCACCTAAGCCCTCCTGCGTGCTGGAGGTCAGGAAGGAGAG AAAAGGGCCCCCGGACCCCAATGCTCCTTtcgctcctcttcctcttcatctccaccccccgccccccacgaaGCGCCTGTCGGTGGacggaaagaaggagag AAAGGAGACGTCCGAATCCAGACCCGTTTCTCAGAAGAGCCCGTGTGACCACGTGAAACACGACAG GAAAAACTCATCAGAGAGCAAAGCACCCAAAGTATCGTCTGTGGAAGCTAAGAAAGAAAG AAACGACTCATCTGAATCTAAACCACAAGCTCCTAAACGGTCGATTGTGGACGGCAAGAAAGACAAAGACAG GAAGGACTCGACGGACTCCAGGCCTGGACATCCAGTCAAAAGACATTCATCGGACTCCAAACCAGACAG GAGGGAGTCCACTGACTCCAAGAAAGCTGTATCCCCACCGGCTAAGAAGCTCTCTGGTGACAG AAGGGAATCGCATGGCTCCAAGTCCTCCCCCTCCGCCACTCTGCAGAGGAAGGCCTCCACCGACAGTATCGAACG GAGAGTAAAACCAGACACCCCCAGGTCCCCCACCACCCCGACCAGCCCCATGTCTCCCTCCTTATGCTCGGCAGGGGGTCCGCTGTCCCCTCGCCTGGCCACGGGGGACTCCGTCAGGGACAAGTGCATCGAGATGCTGGCGGCTGCGCTGCGTACAGACG ATAACTACAAAGAATTTGGGACGAACTGTGATGCCATGGCTGCAGAGATGGAAGAC CATATCTACCAGGAGAACCGAGCCACGGACATGAAGTACAAGAACAGGGTCCGCAGCCGCATCAGCAACCTGAAGGACCCCAAGAACCCAGGTCTGCGGAGGAACGTTCTGGCAGGAGGCATCGAGCTGAGCCGCTTCGCTGTCATGACTGCCGAG GAGATGGCCAGTGATGAGTTGAAACAGCTGAGGAACGTGCTGACCCAGGAGGCCATCAGGGAGCACCAGATGGCCAAGACAGGAGGCACCTCCACCGACCTTCTGCAGTGCGGAAAGTGCCGGAAGAAGAACTGCACCTACAACCAG gtccAGACCCGCAGTGCTGATGAGCCCATGACCACCTTTGTGCTGTGTAACGAGTGTGGAAATCGCTGGAAG TTCTGCTGA
- the tcea3 gene encoding transcription elongation factor A protein 3 isoform X1 — protein sequence MKVKRFESRILHACLPKDKTSERATAEFVLWPALLFCHRHRRPGIEPRSDSEPDIKEPDKPGRDKRENDQKKDKQAGGERKRERPPTRPQNDGPLETSRTGKHPQERHAEENKHRDPADTGKERRTEALRKETHIQDHHNNRHEQETKTARPSEEHKDRCPEEPRKDRGSEDERRERHAEACRNERRSHETPKERPADNHKWVFERRSVLDGNILYPSRYPSPPRTPHPPRPLPPVKRPSVEVTRERKDSTDSLPSSRPPRAHPPKSTSPPPRRPSLEVKKERKKAPDPNAPLSPLPLHLHPPPKPSCVLEVRKERKGPPDPNAPFAPLPLHLHPPPPTKRLSVDGKKERKETSESRPVSQKSPCDHVKHDRKNSSESKAPKVSSVEAKKERNDSSESKPQAPKRSIVDGKKDKDRKDSTDSRPGHPVKRHSSDSKPDRRESTDSKKAVSPPAKKLSGDRRESHGSKSSPSATLQRKASTDSIERRVKPDTPRSPTTPTSPMSPSLCSAGGPLSPRLATGDSVRDKCIEMLAAALRTDDNYKEFGTNCDAMAAEMEDHIYQENRATDMKYKNRVRSRISNLKDPKNPGLRRNVLAGGIELSRFAVMTAEEMASDELKQLRNVLTQEAIREHQMAKTGGTSTDLLQCGKCRKKNCTYNQVQTRSADEPMTTFVLCNECGNRWKFC from the exons ATGAAAGTGAAAAGATTTGAGTCACGCATTCTACACGCATGTCTGCCTAAAGACAAGACGAGTGAGAGAGCAACAGCAGAGTTTGTGTTGTGGCCAGCCCTGCTCTTCTGTCATCGTCACAGgagaccgggaatcgaaccaaggTCAGACTCGGAGCCTGATATAAAAGAACCAGACAAACCTGGAAGAGACAAGCGCGAAAACGACCAGAAGAAGGACAAGCAGGCCGGGGGAGAACGGAAGAGGGAGAGGCCTCCAACTCGGCCCCAGAACGACGGGCCGCTAGAAACTTCCAGAACCGGTAAACATCCACAAGAGAGACACGCAGAAGAGAACAAGCACAGGGACCCTGCCGACACGGGGAAAGAGAGACGTACGGAGGCGCTGAGGAAGGAGACACACATTCAAGACCATCACAACAACCGACACGAGCAGGAAACCAAGACGGCCCGCCCGTCAGAGGAACACAAGGACAGGTGTCCGGAAGAACCCAGAAAAGACAGAGGTTCCGAGGacgagcggagagagagacacgcggAGGCGTGCAGGAACGAGAGACGCTCGCACGAGACACCCAAAGAGAGACCCGCCGACAACCACAAATGGGTGTTTGAGAG GAGAAGTGTGTTGGATGGGAACATTCTGTACCCCTCCCggtacccctctcctccccggaccccccatccccctcgccCTCTTCCTCCGGTCAAACGTCCGTCCGTGGAGGTGACCAGAGAGAG GAAGGACTCCACggactctctgccctcctcccgtcctccccgtgCGCACCCCCCCAAGtccacctctcctccgcccagacggccttctctggaggtgaagaaggagag GAAGAAAGCTCCGGACCCCAACGCCCcgctttcccctcttcctcttcacctTCATCCTCCACCTAAGCCCTCCTGCGTGCTGGAGGTCAGGAAGGAGAG AAAAGGGCCCCCGGACCCCAATGCTCCTTtcgctcctcttcctcttcatctccaccccccgccccccacgaaGCGCCTGTCGGTGGacggaaagaaggagag AAAGGAGACGTCCGAATCCAGACCCGTTTCTCAGAAGAGCCCGTGTGACCACGTGAAACACGACAG GAAAAACTCATCAGAGAGCAAAGCACCCAAAGTATCGTCTGTGGAAGCTAAGAAAGAAAG AAACGACTCATCTGAATCTAAACCACAAGCTCCTAAACGGTCGATTGTGGACGGCAAGAAAGACAAAGACAG GAAGGACTCGACGGACTCCAGGCCTGGACATCCAGTCAAAAGACATTCATCGGACTCCAAACCAGACAG GAGGGAGTCCACTGACTCCAAGAAAGCTGTATCCCCACCGGCTAAGAAGCTCTCTGGTGACAG AAGGGAATCGCATGGCTCCAAGTCCTCCCCCTCCGCCACTCTGCAGAGGAAGGCCTCCACCGACAGTATCGAACG GAGAGTAAAACCAGACACCCCCAGGTCCCCCACCACCCCGACCAGCCCCATGTCTCCCTCCTTATGCTCGGCAGGGGGTCCGCTGTCCCCTCGCCTGGCCACGGGGGACTCCGTCAGGGACAAGTGCATCGAGATGCTGGCGGCTGCGCTGCGTACAGACG ATAACTACAAAGAATTTGGGACGAACTGTGATGCCATGGCTGCAGAGATGGAAGAC CATATCTACCAGGAGAACCGAGCCACGGACATGAAGTACAAGAACAGGGTCCGCAGCCGCATCAGCAACCTGAAGGACCCCAAGAACCCAGGTCTGCGGAGGAACGTTCTGGCAGGAGGCATCGAGCTGAGCCGCTTCGCTGTCATGACTGCCGAG GAGATGGCCAGTGATGAGTTGAAACAGCTGAGGAACGTGCTGACCCAGGAGGCCATCAGGGAGCACCAGATGGCCAAGACAGGAGGCACCTCCACCGACCTTCTGCAGTGCGGAAAGTGCCGGAAGAAGAACTGCACCTACAACCAG gtccAGACCCGCAGTGCTGATGAGCCCATGACCACCTTTGTGCTGTGTAACGAGTGTGGAAATCGCTGGAAG TTCTGCTGA
- the tcea3 gene encoding transcription elongation factor A protein 3 isoform X3, which yields MKVKRFESRILHACLPKDKTSERATAEFVLWPALLFCHRHRRPGIEPRSDSEPDIKEPDKPGRDKRENDQKKDKQAGGERKRERPPTRPQNDGPLETSRTGKHPQERHAEENKHRDPADTGKERRTEALRKETHIQDHHNNRHEQETKTARPSEEHKDRCPEEPRKDRGSEDERRERHAEACRNERRSHETPKERPADNHKWVFERRSVLDGNILYPSRYPSPPRTPHPPRPLPPVKRPSVEVTRERNDSSESKPQAPKRSIVDGKKDKDRKDSTDSRPGHPVKRHSSDSKPDRRESTDSKKAVSPPAKKLSGDRRESHGSKSSPSATLQRKASTDSIERRVKPDTPRSPTTPTSPMSPSLCSAGGPLSPRLATGDSVRDKCIEMLAAALRTDDNYKEFGTNCDAMAAEMEDHIYQENRATDMKYKNRVRSRISNLKDPKNPGLRRNVLAGGIELSRFAVMTAEEMASDELKQLRNVLTQEAIREHQMAKTGGTSTDLLQCGKCRKKNCTYNQVQTRSADEPMTTFVLCNECGNRWKFC from the exons ATGAAAGTGAAAAGATTTGAGTCACGCATTCTACACGCATGTCTGCCTAAAGACAAGACGAGTGAGAGAGCAACAGCAGAGTTTGTGTTGTGGCCAGCCCTGCTCTTCTGTCATCGTCACAGgagaccgggaatcgaaccaaggTCAGACTCGGAGCCTGATATAAAAGAACCAGACAAACCTGGAAGAGACAAGCGCGAAAACGACCAGAAGAAGGACAAGCAGGCCGGGGGAGAACGGAAGAGGGAGAGGCCTCCAACTCGGCCCCAGAACGACGGGCCGCTAGAAACTTCCAGAACCGGTAAACATCCACAAGAGAGACACGCAGAAGAGAACAAGCACAGGGACCCTGCCGACACGGGGAAAGAGAGACGTACGGAGGCGCTGAGGAAGGAGACACACATTCAAGACCATCACAACAACCGACACGAGCAGGAAACCAAGACGGCCCGCCCGTCAGAGGAACACAAGGACAGGTGTCCGGAAGAACCCAGAAAAGACAGAGGTTCCGAGGacgagcggagagagagacacgcggAGGCGTGCAGGAACGAGAGACGCTCGCACGAGACACCCAAAGAGAGACCCGCCGACAACCACAAATGGGTGTTTGAGAG GAGAAGTGTGTTGGATGGGAACATTCTGTACCCCTCCCggtacccctctcctccccggaccccccatccccctcgccCTCTTCCTCCGGTCAAACGTCCGTCCGTGGAGGTGACCAGAGAGAG AAACGACTCATCTGAATCTAAACCACAAGCTCCTAAACGGTCGATTGTGGACGGCAAGAAAGACAAAGACAG GAAGGACTCGACGGACTCCAGGCCTGGACATCCAGTCAAAAGACATTCATCGGACTCCAAACCAGACAG GAGGGAGTCCACTGACTCCAAGAAAGCTGTATCCCCACCGGCTAAGAAGCTCTCTGGTGACAG AAGGGAATCGCATGGCTCCAAGTCCTCCCCCTCCGCCACTCTGCAGAGGAAGGCCTCCACCGACAGTATCGAACG GAGAGTAAAACCAGACACCCCCAGGTCCCCCACCACCCCGACCAGCCCCATGTCTCCCTCCTTATGCTCGGCAGGGGGTCCGCTGTCCCCTCGCCTGGCCACGGGGGACTCCGTCAGGGACAAGTGCATCGAGATGCTGGCGGCTGCGCTGCGTACAGACG ATAACTACAAAGAATTTGGGACGAACTGTGATGCCATGGCTGCAGAGATGGAAGAC CATATCTACCAGGAGAACCGAGCCACGGACATGAAGTACAAGAACAGGGTCCGCAGCCGCATCAGCAACCTGAAGGACCCCAAGAACCCAGGTCTGCGGAGGAACGTTCTGGCAGGAGGCATCGAGCTGAGCCGCTTCGCTGTCATGACTGCCGAG GAGATGGCCAGTGATGAGTTGAAACAGCTGAGGAACGTGCTGACCCAGGAGGCCATCAGGGAGCACCAGATGGCCAAGACAGGAGGCACCTCCACCGACCTTCTGCAGTGCGGAAAGTGCCGGAAGAAGAACTGCACCTACAACCAG gtccAGACCCGCAGTGCTGATGAGCCCATGACCACCTTTGTGCTGTGTAACGAGTGTGGAAATCGCTGGAAG TTCTGCTGA